GGAGCATCGGGGTTGGCGTAATCGTCGGCGCTGAACACGGGCTCGGGCATACGCCCAGGCTAAAGACAACCGGTTCGCGCAGTGGAGGGGAAAAGCGGGTGAGTAGGAGCGCGAGACAAGTCATCCTGACACTGCCCGCAGGTCTGGGGACCAGTGGCGCCCAGCTGGCGTTGGCACAGTCACCCGAGCTCGTTGTTTCCCAGCGCGTGCCGTGCCGCGGTCAGGAACATTCTTCGGGTCTCGCTCAGCCGAGTGGACTGGCCCGTCATGTACTCGAGGACGGTGATCCGGCCCTCGTTGACGGCGTCGCGCAACAGCACGGCAGCTTCTTCGCGCGGCAGGTCGGTCCTCTCGAAAAGCTGCACTGCCATCTCGTACACGTGCCGCAGGGCAGCGTAGGCCTCACCGATGGATTCGAACGGGTGGTCACCTCGCGGTACGTAGTGGCCGAGAGCGCTGATCGTGCCCGGACGGACACCGCGCGGCGTTTCCACAGCTGAATAGGCGTCGCGCATGCCGGCGAGACGTACCTGGAGGTCGAGCAGCGCGTTGACCGCATCATTAATCGGTGTGTTCAGCAGCTCCCGCCGTGTGACAGCGCTCCTCTCTTCCACCTGCCTGGCATAGAGGGCACGCCAGGTACGGGCAGCGAAACTGCTGCCCAGCGCGGCGTCAGCGATCTCATCGCAACAGATCACCAGCTCCTGCGCGGCCCCCACCAGTTCTGCGTCGCCCTCCAGCTCCAAGACAGCTAGCGCCCTCTGGAGATCACGACTGGCCGGACGCAGATTGTCCGATGCGCCCGTGCCATCCAGGACCTGGTCCAGAATCCCGACCAGCTCCCCGATGGCGAGGAGGAAGACCGAACATGCCTCCCGGCGCACGCCGCGCAGCCACTGGTCGTGAGCCGAGTCCGACTGTGCTCGGACCGTGTCCAGCGCGGCTTGGTAGGCCGTTTCCGCTTGGCGGAGACCTGCCTCGTGTGTGGCGCTGGCAGTCTGGAGTGCAGCACGAAGCTGCCAGCGGCCGATCAGTAGCGTGCACGGCACCCCCACGACAGCTACCGAGGTGGTGGCGACCAGCGCGATCCCTTGTAAGTCCATCGCAGCTCATCGTGCCAATCCGCAGCAGGTGAGACAGGGGATTCAGCTCAAGTCACCACCTGCCCAACGCAGGGGAACGCGTCTCTGACAGAGGTCGGTACGCCCTCTACGCTGCCGCGTATGGCACGCACAGCTCGGCAGCAGTCGCGGGCAGCTTCTCCGCGAACGCGCGGGCCTCTTCGACGTTCTGGTGGAACATCATGACCGTACGCAGGTTGTACGCGGCCGCGTGCTCCAGGAGCGCGGTCTGCAACAGGGCCAGGCGCCGGCCCCGCCGCGTCTCCTCCGACTTCCCGAGGACCGGCGAGGGAGCTGGCCCGCCCTGGAGTTCCCGGTAGTCGTGGCCTCGCTCGGGCTCAGCGTCCGTCTCACCGTCGCTGCCGGAGAGCCGGGCTCCCGGGCCGAGACAGTGGATGCGCCTCGTCCCGGCTCTGCGCGGCTGCCCGGAGTCGGGGACGAGCATCTGGAGGCCGGAGCCGGCCGCGGCCGTGCACGTCGCGTACGAGAAGGACACGCGGCGCGCCCTTCTCACCGGCTGGTGCCGAGGCCGGCTCTCTGGCCTGGCCTTGCCGCAGGGCTTGGCCCCGACTACTCCTTCGCTGGTCTTTCGACCAGTTCGACCAGCACCGTGGCGAGTTGATGCTGGTCGTGGGGGTGAGACTCTGAGGTGAGGCGGAGAGCCGCAGATTTGTCCGTCCCAGGGTATTGAAGCTCTACTAGGCCCAGGCCGGTTAGGGTGCCTTCTTCTAGGACTTGTCCGGCCGATCATGGTCTCGGCTACTGAGGCATAGCGGGAGCTGCAGCTCGTCGATGACATGGTCGGCCCTCGGCACCGTGTGCCAGGGTGGCGGTATGGATTGGCAGTCTGAGAGCCCGGAACTCTGGGCATTTTTGGAGACCTTGCACCGCGGCGACATCCTGTCCGGCACCGTCGCGGCGATCGAACGGTTCGGAGTCTTCGTGGCCCTGGACGACGGACCTGCCCATCCCCTCTTCCCCGGTGTCGGGTTCATCGTCATCCCCGAACTGTCCTGGAGGCGCATCGACGCCCCCACCGATGTCGTTCACGTAGGCCAGCGGGTCTCGTGCGAGTTCCTCCAGTTCGACACCTACAACCTGGAGGCCAGACTGTCCTTGAAGGCGCTGGAGCCCGACCCCCTGCGGGCTTTCGCCGACCGCACGGTGGGTCAGGAAATCCGCGGAACAGTGGAGAAGACAGTTCCCATCGGCGTCTTCGTCGAGCTCGGAGACGGGTTCGTCGGGCTGGTCCCCTCCAGAGAGATCGACGGTCGGCCCGCCGTGAGTCCGGTGGAAGACTTGAAGGCCGGAGAGGAGATCACCGTCATCGTCACGGAAATCGACCTGCCGACCCGTCGAATCTTTCTTTCCAGGCCGAAGAACGCCCAGCGCGAAGGTGTCGTGTCGGCCACGTGACGGCCAGCGTGTTCCAGCCGTTGATGTGAGCATGGGGCGGGGTGATCTGAGTGATGCCGAGTGGGAGCGGCTGCGGCCGTTCCTGCCTGTTAGCAACCGGCGTTGTGGCAGGTGGCGGGATCACCGGCAGGTGATCGACGGGATTCTGCACCGGGTGCGGACCGGCGTTCAGTGGCGTGACCTGCCCGAACGGTTCGGTCCGTGGAAGACGGTCTATGAACGCCACCGCCTGTGGTCGGCCGACGGGACCTGGGAGCGTCTGCTCCAGCAGGTCCAGGCCACGGCTGACGCTGCAGGCGAGATCGACTGGGACATCTCGGTCGACTCCACCATCGTCCGCGCGCATCAGCATGCGGCAGGCGCCCGCACCGACCCACCGCCGGCCCCAGGACCAAAGGGGGCCTCAGGGGTGGAACACCAGACCGAGACGCCGTGGCAGAGCCTTCTCGCCCGCCTGGTGGAGGTGGTGCTGGAGGTGAGGGCCTGGGCCGCTCTCGGGGCGGGTTCACCAGCAAGCTTCACCTGAGCGCGGACGGCCGCTGCCGCCCTCTGTCCCTGATCGTCACGCCAGGTCAGCGGGCAGACTGCACCCAGTTCATCGCGGTGCTGGAGAAGATCCGAGTGCCTAGACCGGGCCTGGGACGGCCACGCAAGAAGCCCGACAGCCTTGCGGCCGACAGGGCCTACAGCAACGGCCTCATTCGCGAGTACTTGCGACGGCGGGGCATCCGCCACACGATTCCGGAAAAGAGTGACAGCCAGGCGGCCCGCCGGCGCAAAGGCACACGCGGTGGACGGCCGCCCGGCTTCGATGAGGACCGTTACAAGAAGCGCAACACCGTCGAGCGGGCGATCAATCGCATGAAGCAGTTCCGAGCCGTCGCCACTCGCTACGACAAGCGCGGTTACGTCTTCCTCGGCACCGCCACCGCGGCGGCCGTCGCGATCTGGCTCCGCACATGATCGGCCGGACAAGTCCTAGCCGGCGGACTGGAGACGGATGATGGAGCAGGACGAGGCCCTACAGCTTGCGGCGGGGGTCCTTGCGCACAGTCAGCGTGATGACGAACCGCCTCTCGCCATCGACGCAAAGCGGGTCCGTGAGAGCAACGGGTTGCTGATCGTGCCCTACAACTCTGTGCAGTACCTCGCCTCGCGTGATGCGAGAGAGCAGCTGTTGGACTGCTGGCCCATCCTCGTCGACCTTGCACTTGGAGACGTGCGATTCGGAACCCTGGACGAGCGACATCTGTGGAGGAGTCCGAGCACCTGACGAGTCTGCGGCTGTTCGCCACAGCAGTTACGTGACGCCCTTACAACCGCTAACACAATGAGGTGCTGGGGCCAGTTCCTATAGGTTTCCCGGCTCGCCGTTGGCGACGAACCGTGTCAGGACTTGCTCCAACTGCTCCAGAAACTGCCGCAGGTCATCGGCCACCCGGTCGAGCTCGGGCCCGTCCAGCGATGCCGTTCGCGTCCGATAGACCGCCCCGCCAGGACCAGCGACATAGGATAGGCCGCCGCCGTTCGAGCCCATCACCAGCCCGCGGGCCTTCTGGTCCGCGCCGACTTCGACAGCTCCGCACTCCGTGAGCTGCAGAAGGACATCCCCTGCTGGGACGACGAAGTAGCCGTTGCCGACGTCCGCCCAAGTGACGTCACCGATGGTGTCGTAGAAGGTGACCAGGTCAGCCGGAGCGAGGCTCTCTTGGGCAAGCATGCGAGCCGTGGCCTGGTCGTCGTGGTCGGCGGGCCGGACCTCGTTGGTGCCCGGGGGAAAGCTGTGCCGGCGCTCGAAATCGTCGGTCATTGCCTTCAGTGCCTCTGAGACCCTGCTCATCCACGAAGCCAGCCAAGCAGGCGAAAGCGAACGGTCACTCATGAGAGCGGATCATGACATGCGTCGCGGACATTCACGAGGTGACCAGCAATCTTGCTGTTCGAGGTCAACGCAATGTCCTGAGTTGTCGGTGGGTGATGAGGCAGCAGGCGAGTTTGAGGAAGGCTTCGTGGATGTCTGCTCGTCGCTCCCAGCGGATGCGGAGGGCGTTTGAAGCCGTGGAGCCAGGCGAAGCTGCGTTCGACGACCCAGCGGTAGGTGCCCAGCCCTGTGCCGTGGAGGGTGCCGCGGCGGGCGATGGCCGGCACGATGCGGCGTTTTCGGACCTGGTCGCGGTAGATGTCGTGGTCGTACCCGCGGTCGGCGAAGAGTGAGTCCGGCTTGCGTCGTGGGTGCCCGATCCGGCCTCTGATGGGTGGGATGGC
This genomic interval from Streptomyces sp. NBC_00464 contains the following:
- a CDS encoding IS5 family transposase (programmed frameshift): MGRGDLSDAEWERLRPFLPVSNRRCGRWRDHRQVIDGILHRVRTGVQWRDLPERFGPWKTVYERHRLWSADGTWERLLQQVQATADAAGEIDWDISVDSTIVRAHQHAAGARTDPPPAPGPKGAFRGGTPDRDAVAEPSRPPGGGGAGGEGLGRSRGGFTSKLHLSADGRCRPLSLIVTPGQRADCTQFIAVLEKIRVPRPGLGRPRKKPDSLAADRAYSNGLIREYLRRRGIRHTIPEKSDSQAARRRKGTRGGRPPGFDEDRYKKRNTVERAINRMKQFRAVATRYDKRGYVFLGTATAAAVAIWLRT
- a CDS encoding S1 RNA-binding domain-containing protein; amino-acid sequence: MDWQSESPELWAFLETLHRGDILSGTVAAIERFGVFVALDDGPAHPLFPGVGFIVIPELSWRRIDAPTDVVHVGQRVSCEFLQFDTYNLEARLSLKALEPDPLRAFADRTVGQEIRGTVEKTVPIGVFVELGDGFVGLVPSREIDGRPAVSPVEDLKAGEEITVIVTEIDLPTRRIFLSRPKNAQREGVVSAT
- a CDS encoding SMI1/KNR4 family protein yields the protein MTDDFERRHSFPPGTNEVRPADHDDQATARMLAQESLAPADLVTFYDTIGDVTWADVGNGYFVVPAGDVLLQLTECGAVEVGADQKARGLVMGSNGGGLSYVAGPGGAVYRTRTASLDGPELDRVADDLRQFLEQLEQVLTRFVANGEPGNL